A region from the Actinoplanes sp. OR16 genome encodes:
- a CDS encoding DUF5926 family protein, which produces MSKRRKSRETAPKTKLRDIFVARPFEGLADETEWVALRELVPAASAPLTLKPSVIEEYGDRPVTLSTVLPMAWPAMTRQDGRVFIGLQRHVQSGDVSRDLAVAILSALQTKPGDTVAVPALPGEGPRLQDLLVDGPLEITMHDGFEYWLDADQIQDANVRASLERANASIYPTVRLATAKAAYWCRVAPDKSHIRWVLPETEDKALDALARLSAAGELLLGEDTKFAGMFRAHGLLVPVWDVPGEPEGADFEAALADFAKRYADTLAVGEPLDAAARRAKQGLIGRQLTLR; this is translated from the coding sequence GTGAGTAAGCGTCGGAAGTCCCGCGAAACCGCACCGAAGACCAAGCTGCGCGACATCTTCGTCGCCCGCCCCTTCGAGGGCCTGGCAGACGAGACCGAGTGGGTCGCGCTGCGTGAGCTGGTCCCGGCCGCGTCCGCGCCGCTGACCCTCAAGCCTTCGGTCATCGAGGAGTACGGCGACCGCCCGGTCACCCTCTCCACCGTGCTGCCGATGGCCTGGCCCGCGATGACCCGCCAGGACGGCCGCGTCTTCATCGGCCTCCAGCGGCACGTCCAGTCCGGTGACGTCTCCCGCGACCTGGCCGTGGCGATCCTCAGCGCGCTGCAGACCAAGCCCGGCGACACGGTGGCAGTGCCCGCGCTGCCCGGCGAGGGCCCGCGCCTGCAGGACCTGCTCGTCGACGGCCCGCTCGAGATCACCATGCACGACGGCTTCGAGTACTGGCTGGACGCCGATCAGATCCAGGACGCCAACGTGCGGGCGTCCCTCGAACGGGCGAACGCCTCCATCTACCCGACCGTCCGCCTGGCCACCGCGAAGGCCGCGTACTGGTGCCGGGTCGCGCCCGACAAGAGCCACATCCGCTGGGTGCTGCCGGAGACCGAGGACAAGGCGCTGGACGCCCTGGCCCGCCTCTCCGCCGCCGGTGAGCTGCTCCTCGGCGAGGACACCAAGTTCGCCGGCATGTTCCGGGCGCACGGCCTCCTCGTCCCCGTCTGGGACGTACCGGGCGAACCGGAGGGCGCCGACTTCGAGGCCGCCCTGGCCGACTTCGCCAAGCGCTACGCCGACACCCTCGCCGTCGGCGAGCCCTTGGACGCGGCAGCCCGCCGAGCGAAGCAGGGCCTGATCGGCCGCCAGCTGACCCTCCGCTGA
- a CDS encoding arginine deiminase yields the protein MYVDSEVSALRTVLLHRPGPELARLTPRNNDSLLFDAIPWVGRAQEEHDSFAEALRSRGVEVLYLGSLLTEVLAVPEARDELTAGVLTDPRLGDSLRTVVSSYLQDLDPDRLAGVLMAGLAHEEIKPGAGGLVYEMMDRYDFVIDPLPNLLFTRDSSVWVGDRVAVTSLAMPARRRETTITHAIYRYHPRFAGVPLLYDPSLEHVEGGDVLVLAPGVLAIGVGERTTPAGAERLARRVLSAGLAHTVLAVPIAQERATMHLDTVCTMVDVDAMVIYPNIATSLVAWTITAGLDELRVTAPRPFLEAAAEAMGIDHLRIIDTGLDPVTAEREQWDDGNNTLALAPRLCVAYERNIETNEQLERAGIEVIRISGSELGSGRGGPRCMSCPIVRDPLH from the coding sequence GTGTACGTCGACAGTGAAGTCAGCGCACTGCGCACGGTCCTGCTGCATCGCCCCGGACCGGAACTGGCCCGTTTGACACCTCGGAACAACGACTCCCTTCTCTTCGACGCTATCCCGTGGGTGGGACGCGCCCAAGAGGAGCACGACTCCTTCGCGGAGGCCCTCCGGTCCCGTGGCGTGGAAGTGCTCTACCTCGGATCCCTGCTCACCGAGGTGCTCGCCGTGCCCGAGGCGCGCGACGAGCTGACCGCCGGGGTGCTCACCGACCCGCGTCTGGGTGACTCCCTCCGCACGGTGGTCTCGTCGTACCTCCAAGATCTTGATCCTGATCGTCTTGCCGGCGTCCTGATGGCGGGGCTGGCGCACGAGGAGATCAAGCCAGGTGCGGGTGGTCTCGTCTACGAGATGATGGATCGCTACGACTTCGTCATCGATCCGCTGCCGAACCTGCTCTTCACCAGGGATTCCTCGGTCTGGGTGGGCGATCGGGTGGCGGTCACCAGCCTCGCCATGCCGGCCCGCCGCCGGGAGACGACGATCACTCACGCGATCTACCGCTACCACCCGCGCTTCGCCGGCGTGCCGCTGCTCTACGACCCGTCACTGGAACACGTCGAGGGCGGCGACGTGCTGGTCCTGGCCCCGGGCGTGCTGGCGATCGGCGTCGGCGAACGCACCACTCCGGCCGGCGCCGAACGTCTCGCCCGCCGCGTCCTCTCCGCGGGCCTGGCGCACACGGTCCTGGCGGTCCCGATCGCCCAGGAGCGAGCCACGATGCACCTGGACACGGTCTGCACAATGGTAGATGTCGATGCAATGGTGATATATCCGAATATCGCCACGTCGCTGGTCGCCTGGACGATCACGGCCGGCCTCGACGAACTCCGGGTGACGGCGCCGCGCCCGTTCCTGGAGGCCGCCGCCGAGGCGATGGGCATCGACCACCTGCGCATCATCGACACCGGCCTGGACCCGGTGACCGCCGAGCGCGAACAGTGGGACGACGGCAACAACACGCTCGCCCTGGCCCCGCGCCTCTGCGTCGCCTACGAGCGCAACATCGAGACGAACGAGCAGCTGGAACGCGCCGGCATCGAGGTGATCCGGATCAGCGGCTCCGAGCTGGGCAGCGGCCGAGGCGGTCCGCGCTGCATGAGCTGCCCGATAGTCAGGGATCCACTGCATTAA
- a CDS encoding ACT domain-containing protein, with protein MLDLDLLPGEYAVCRLPAGSTLPATLTTGPDDKSVISVTWGVDELSIICPQERVPDGAVADTAWRCLRVTGLDLNLTMTGVLASLVGPLADARVNIVTFSTYDTDYLLVPSVRLTEAVNTLTSVGHRIAG; from the coding sequence ATGCTGGATCTAGACCTGTTACCAGGTGAGTACGCGGTGTGCCGGCTGCCGGCCGGTTCGACACTGCCCGCAACGCTCACGACAGGTCCGGACGACAAGAGCGTCATCTCGGTGACCTGGGGCGTCGACGAGCTGTCGATCATCTGCCCGCAGGAACGGGTTCCGGACGGCGCGGTCGCCGACACGGCCTGGCGATGTCTGCGCGTGACCGGCCTCGACCTGAACCTGACCATGACGGGTGTGCTCGCCTCGCTGGTCGGGCCGCTCGCCGACGCCCGGGTCAACATCGTGACGTTCTCGACGTACGACACCGACTACCTGCTGGTCCCGTCGGTACGCCTGACCGAGGCCGTGAACACCCTGACTTCGGTCGGTCACCGTATCGCCGGATGA
- the pheA gene encoding prephenate dehydratase, producing MPGTPPTRFAYLGPEGTFTEAALRTIPAAEHGVRTPARSVPEALEAVRAGEADAALVPLENSVGGAVPVTLDELITGSPLMITREVLLPVEFVLASRSLTPLAGLRTIAAHPQASAQCRHWLQANVPDAVVVDVLSNAAAAISAAAGEYDAALCAPIGVPRNNLTVLAEKVADRAEAVTRFALLTRPGAPAAPTGDDVTSLAVSIRHDQVGALLAVLTELAVRGINLSRIESRPTGEQLGTYVFFLDCTGHVAEARLGEALQGLRRICAEVRFLGSYPKHRLQPEPPVAAPPGLSDGDFADSAAWLSHLRTGELA from the coding sequence ATGCCCGGTACGCCGCCCACGCGATTCGCCTACCTCGGCCCGGAGGGCACCTTCACCGAGGCCGCCCTGCGCACCATTCCGGCAGCCGAGCACGGGGTTCGCACCCCGGCCCGCAGTGTGCCGGAAGCGCTGGAGGCGGTCCGCGCCGGTGAGGCCGACGCCGCCCTGGTCCCGCTGGAGAACTCGGTGGGTGGCGCCGTCCCGGTCACCCTCGACGAGCTGATCACCGGCAGCCCGCTGATGATCACTCGGGAGGTGCTGCTGCCCGTCGAGTTCGTGCTGGCGTCGCGGTCGCTCACGCCGCTCGCCGGGCTGCGGACCATCGCGGCCCACCCGCAGGCCTCCGCCCAGTGCCGGCACTGGCTCCAGGCGAACGTGCCGGACGCCGTCGTCGTCGACGTGCTCTCGAACGCGGCAGCGGCGATCAGCGCGGCCGCCGGCGAGTACGACGCGGCCCTCTGCGCCCCGATCGGCGTCCCCCGGAACAACCTCACCGTGCTCGCCGAGAAGGTCGCCGACCGGGCCGAGGCGGTCACCCGGTTCGCCCTGCTGACCCGTCCCGGCGCGCCGGCCGCCCCGACCGGCGACGACGTCACCTCGCTCGCCGTGTCGATCCGGCACGACCAGGTGGGCGCCCTGCTGGCGGTGCTGACCGAGCTGGCCGTGCGCGGGATCAACCTGTCCCGCATCGAGTCCCGGCCGACCGGTGAGCAGCTCGGGACCTACGTGTTCTTCCTGGACTGCACCGGGCACGTGGCCGAGGCGCGCCTCGGTGAAGCCCTGCAGGGTCTGCGGCGGATCTGTGCCGAGGTGCGGTTCCTCGGCAGCTACCCGAAGCACCGGTTGCAGCCGGAGCCGCCGGTCGCGGCGCCGCCGGGCCTCTCCGACGGCGACTTCGCGGACTCGGCGGCCTGGCTCTCCCACCTGCGGACCGGCGAGCTGGCCTGA
- a CDS encoding AIM24 family protein, with amino-acid sequence MRSELFSAENLEKESSQPGLRLQNSKLLKAELNGEFLARTGSMVAYQGQVKFEALGSGGFGKFLKQKLTGEGVPLMRVRGQGDVFLADRASDIHLIDLEQGDALSINGANVLAFDSTLNYDIKVVSGAGMMSNAGLFNCVFTGAGRIAVMTNGTPVVLNVDAPTYVDPQAAIAWSASLSTGFHRAEQFSFGNLLGRSTGERFTMSFSGRGFVIVQPSEEPPGGLAGVGGGSSKSSGGGGILDNLFDD; translated from the coding sequence ATGCGCAGCGAACTTTTCTCAGCGGAGAACCTCGAGAAGGAATCGTCTCAGCCCGGCCTCCGGCTGCAGAACTCAAAGCTCCTCAAGGCCGAACTGAACGGGGAGTTCCTGGCCCGGACCGGCTCGATGGTCGCCTATCAGGGGCAGGTCAAGTTCGAGGCGCTCGGCTCCGGCGGCTTCGGCAAGTTCCTGAAGCAGAAGCTGACCGGCGAGGGCGTGCCGCTCATGCGGGTCCGCGGCCAGGGCGACGTCTTCCTCGCCGACCGCGCCTCCGACATCCATCTCATCGATCTGGAGCAGGGCGACGCGCTCTCGATCAACGGGGCGAACGTGCTGGCCTTCGACTCGACGCTGAACTACGACATCAAGGTGGTCAGCGGCGCCGGGATGATGTCCAACGCCGGCCTGTTCAACTGCGTCTTCACCGGCGCCGGCCGGATCGCCGTGATGACGAACGGCACGCCCGTCGTGCTGAACGTGGACGCGCCCACCTATGTCGACCCGCAGGCCGCCATCGCGTGGTCGGCGAGCCTTTCGACCGGTTTCCACCGGGCCGAGCAGTTCAGCTTCGGCAATCTGCTCGGGCGCAGCACCGGTGAGCGGTTCACGATGAGCTTCAGCGGTCGCGGCTTCGTGATCGTCCAGCCGTCCGAGGAGCCGCCGGGTGGCCTGGCCGGCGTCGGCGGCGGTTCTTCGAAGTCCAGCGGCGGCGGCGGGATCCTGGACAACCTCTTCGACGACTGA
- a CDS encoding metallopeptidase family protein — translation MNMSRERFEELVGDALDEVPNELLSLMNNVVFLVEDAPPDGSDDLLGLYEGTALTDRGWDYAGTLPDRITIYRLPTLQVCDSDEDVVEEVAITVVHEIAHHFGIDDQRLHDLGWG, via the coding sequence GTGAACATGAGTCGCGAACGGTTCGAAGAGCTCGTCGGTGACGCACTCGACGAGGTCCCCAACGAGTTGCTGTCCCTCATGAACAACGTCGTCTTCCTGGTCGAGGACGCCCCGCCGGACGGCAGCGACGATCTGCTCGGGCTCTACGAGGGGACCGCGCTCACCGACCGGGGCTGGGATTATGCCGGCACTCTCCCCGACCGGATCACCATCTACCGGCTGCCCACACTCCAGGTCTGCGACAGCGACGAGGACGTGGTGGAAGAGGTCGCGATCACCGTGGTGCACGAGATCGCCCACCATTTCGGGATCGACGACCAGCGACTTCACGATCTCGGCTGGGGCTGA
- a CDS encoding OsmC family protein, translating to MPIRTASARWEGNLTEGSGTVKTGKGGLQGNYSFKSRFEEGEGTNPEELIAAAHSGCFSMAFSKGLADAGFTPTSVETVAKVRMDKVDGGFGVTGIELETVGDVPGIDEATFQKIAEGAKENCPISRLLSPGAPITLVAKLA from the coding sequence ATGCCAATTCGTACTGCTTCGGCTCGCTGGGAAGGGAACCTGACCGAGGGTTCCGGCACTGTCAAAACCGGTAAGGGCGGCTTGCAGGGGAACTACTCCTTCAAGTCGCGCTTCGAGGAGGGCGAGGGGACCAACCCCGAGGAGCTCATCGCCGCCGCACACTCCGGCTGCTTCTCGATGGCCTTCTCCAAGGGTCTCGCCGACGCCGGCTTCACGCCGACCTCGGTCGAGACGGTCGCCAAGGTCCGGATGGACAAGGTCGACGGCGGCTTCGGTGTCACGGGCATCGAGCTCGAGACCGTGGGCGACGTCCCGGGCATCGACGAGGCGACGTTCCAGAAGATCGCCGAGGGCGCCAAGGAGAACTGCCCGATCTCCCGGCTCCTCTCCCCGGGGGCTCCGATCACCCTGGTCGCAAAGCTCGCCTGA
- the serS gene encoding serine--tRNA ligase, with protein sequence MIDLRLLRSDPDLIRASQRVRGESTELVDALLRADEERRTATQRFESVRAEQRSIGKEVAKAKGDERAALLARTKDLALDVKAAEAAAGEAEQALRRAHLAVPNVVEDGAPAGGEDDFVVLREVGTIPEIADPKDHLEIGEALRAIDTERGAKVSGSRFYFLTGVGALLQLGMLQLAIQQAVEHGFTPSITPTLVRPESMEGTGFLGAHASEVYRLDADDLYLVGTSEVALAAYHSNEIIDLSSGPERFAGWSTCYRREAGSHGKDVRGILRVHQFDKVEMFSFCRPEDALAEHQRLLAMEEEMLAKVEIPYRVIDVAAGDLGSSAARKYDCEAWVPSQGRYREVTSTSNCTTFQARRLNIRYRDEDGKTQTAATLNGTLATTRWLIPILENHQQPDGSVRVPKALQPFLGKEVLEPAK encoded by the coding sequence GTGATTGACCTGCGTCTGCTCCGGAGCGACCCCGACCTGATCCGCGCCAGCCAGCGAGTGCGCGGCGAGTCCACCGAGCTGGTGGACGCGCTGCTGCGCGCCGACGAGGAGCGCCGGACCGCGACCCAGCGGTTCGAATCCGTGCGGGCCGAGCAGAGGTCCATCGGCAAGGAGGTCGCCAAGGCCAAGGGCGACGAGCGTGCGGCGCTGCTCGCCCGTACGAAGGATCTCGCCCTTGACGTGAAGGCTGCCGAAGCCGCGGCGGGCGAGGCCGAGCAGGCACTGCGTCGCGCCCACCTCGCCGTGCCGAACGTGGTGGAGGACGGCGCGCCGGCCGGTGGCGAGGACGACTTCGTGGTGCTGCGCGAGGTCGGCACGATCCCGGAGATCGCCGACCCCAAGGACCACCTGGAGATCGGTGAGGCGCTGCGGGCGATCGACACCGAGCGTGGCGCGAAGGTCTCGGGCTCGCGGTTCTACTTCCTGACCGGTGTCGGCGCGCTGCTGCAGCTCGGCATGCTCCAACTCGCCATCCAGCAGGCGGTCGAGCACGGATTCACCCCGTCGATCACGCCGACTCTGGTCCGGCCGGAGTCGATGGAGGGCACCGGCTTCCTCGGCGCGCACGCCAGCGAGGTCTACCGCCTCGATGCCGACGATCTCTACCTCGTCGGTACGTCGGAAGTCGCGCTGGCCGCCTACCACTCCAACGAGATCATCGACCTGTCGTCGGGTCCGGAGCGGTTCGCCGGCTGGTCGACGTGTTACCGCCGGGAGGCCGGCTCGCACGGCAAGGACGTGCGCGGCATCCTGCGGGTGCACCAGTTCGACAAGGTCGAGATGTTCTCGTTCTGCCGGCCGGAGGACGCGCTCGCCGAGCACCAGCGTCTGCTCGCCATGGAGGAGGAGATGCTGGCCAAGGTCGAGATTCCGTACCGGGTGATCGACGTGGCGGCCGGCGACCTCGGTTCGAGCGCCGCCCGCAAGTACGACTGCGAGGCCTGGGTGCCGTCGCAGGGGCGGTACCGCGAGGTCACCTCGACGTCGAACTGCACCACGTTCCAGGCGCGCCGGCTCAACATCCGGTACCGCGACGAGGACGGCAAGACGCAGACCGCCGCCACGCTGAACGGGACGCTCGCCACCACCCGGTGGCTCATCCCGATCCTGGAGAACCACCAGCAGCCGGACGGCTCGGTGCGCGTGCCGAAGGCTCTGCAGCCCTTCCTGGGCAAGGAAGTGCTCGAACCCGCAAAGTGA
- a CDS encoding HAD family hydrolase, with protein sequence MFKPGLPKLIATDLDGTLVRSDDTVSAYTHEVLDRVRAAGIRIVAATGRGPRLTSLVRNDIRVADYLVLAQGGWVLDQAEARYLRQARLPGEQLGRALAALESAIGSPLSVMFEALEHDESPLWGDYDPTWRYPVTVEARTRAECLSGEVIKAFARSFDHHVDELLAVARGVVPADLATVTQAGLDYVEICPAGVDKGTGLAVVAEAVGVDPADVLVFGDMPNDLPMFAWAGWGRVAVANAHPELLEQADAVTLANDQDGVAVFLDELLSR encoded by the coding sequence ATGTTCAAGCCCGGGCTCCCCAAACTCATCGCCACGGACCTCGACGGCACCCTCGTCCGCAGCGACGACACGGTCTCCGCCTACACCCATGAGGTCCTCGACCGGGTCCGCGCCGCCGGCATCCGGATCGTGGCGGCGACCGGCCGCGGGCCGCGTCTCACCTCCCTCGTGCGCAACGACATCCGGGTCGCCGACTATCTGGTCCTGGCACAGGGCGGCTGGGTGCTCGACCAGGCCGAGGCGCGCTATCTCCGCCAGGCCCGGCTTCCCGGCGAGCAGCTCGGCCGGGCGCTCGCCGCACTGGAGTCGGCGATCGGCAGCCCGCTGTCGGTGATGTTCGAGGCGCTGGAGCACGACGAGTCCCCGCTCTGGGGCGACTACGACCCGACCTGGCGTTACCCGGTCACGGTCGAGGCGCGGACCAGGGCCGAGTGCCTCAGCGGTGAAGTGATCAAGGCGTTCGCCCGGTCGTTCGACCACCACGTCGACGAGTTGCTCGCGGTCGCGCGCGGGGTCGTGCCGGCCGATCTGGCGACGGTGACCCAGGCCGGGCTCGACTACGTGGAGATCTGCCCGGCCGGCGTCGACAAGGGCACCGGTCTCGCCGTGGTCGCGGAGGCGGTCGGTGTCGATCCGGCCGACGTGCTGGTCTTCGGTGACATGCCCAACGACCTGCCGATGTTCGCCTGGGCCGGCTGGGGGCGGGTGGCCGTCGCGAACGCGCACCCTGAGCTGCTCGAACAGGCCGACGCCGTAACACTCGCCAACGATCAGGACGGTGTGGCGGTGTTCCTGGACGAGCTATTGTCGAGGTGA
- a CDS encoding Cof-type HAD-IIB family hydrolase: MSFRLVATDIDGTLINSERLLTRRTLDVLAQVPVPVVLVTGRPMRWLDQLQDQLPHPLPAICANGAVIYDPDTDQILRAESMPAEVLLDVTKRLRDVVPDIVLAVEVEDGRSFLHEQAWPRLWEGDHRIRVISSPEELTSAPAVKLLARSATADPDDFLELVSRTLGDRAVATRSSSSALVEISAAGVTKAAGLAWLCEREGITADQVVAFGDMPNDIPMLTWAGRAVAMGNAHPALKAIADEVCATNDDDGVARYLREAFDL, encoded by the coding sequence ATGAGCTTTCGCCTGGTTGCCACTGACATCGACGGCACTCTGATCAACAGCGAGCGGCTCCTGACCAGGCGCACTCTCGACGTCCTGGCACAGGTCCCGGTCCCGGTCGTCCTAGTGACCGGCCGCCCGATGCGCTGGCTCGACCAGCTCCAGGACCAGCTGCCGCACCCGCTGCCGGCCATCTGCGCGAACGGCGCGGTGATCTACGACCCGGACACCGATCAGATCCTGCGTGCCGAGTCGATGCCGGCCGAGGTCCTGCTGGACGTGACGAAACGCCTGCGCGACGTGGTTCCCGACATCGTCCTGGCCGTCGAGGTCGAGGACGGCCGCTCGTTCCTGCACGAGCAGGCCTGGCCGCGGCTCTGGGAGGGCGACCACCGGATCCGGGTGATCAGCTCGCCGGAGGAGCTGACCTCGGCGCCCGCGGTGAAGCTGCTGGCCCGGTCCGCCACCGCCGACCCCGACGACTTCCTGGAGCTGGTCAGCCGCACCCTCGGCGATCGGGCGGTGGCCACCCGCTCGTCGTCGTCCGCCCTCGTGGAGATCTCCGCGGCCGGCGTGACGAAGGCGGCGGGTCTGGCCTGGCTCTGCGAGCGGGAAGGCATCACCGCCGACCAGGTCGTGGCTTTCGGCGACATGCCGAACGACATCCCGATGCTCACCTGGGCCGGCCGTGCGGTCGCGATGGGCAACGCGCACCCCGCCCTCAAAGCGATCGCCGACGAGGTGTGCGCGACGAACGACGACGACGGGGTGGCGCGCTACTTGCGCGAGGCCTTCGACCTCTGA
- a CDS encoding bacterial proteasome activator family protein encodes MTDDTRTTEHSEDGSVIVVGPDGRPIGTFSEDGSLTPEEPGNLIEQPAKVMRIGSMIKQLLEEVRAAPLDEASRGRLREIHQRSIKELEDGLAPELREELERLSLPFEGETPPSEAELRIAQAQLVGWLEGLFHGIQAALVAQQMAARLQLEQMRGGAAGRPALPMGAGGLIPGRQAPATGEVQGRTGQYL; translated from the coding sequence ATGACCGACGACACCCGCACCACTGAGCACTCCGAAGACGGCTCCGTCATCGTCGTGGGCCCGGACGGCCGGCCGATCGGCACCTTCTCCGAGGACGGGTCGCTCACCCCGGAGGAGCCGGGCAACCTCATCGAGCAGCCGGCGAAGGTCATGCGCATCGGCAGCATGATCAAACAGCTTCTCGAAGAGGTCCGCGCCGCTCCTCTCGACGAGGCGAGCCGAGGCCGGCTGCGGGAGATCCACCAGCGGTCGATCAAGGAGCTGGAGGACGGCCTCGCTCCCGAGCTGCGTGAGGAGCTGGAGCGTCTCTCGCTGCCGTTCGAGGGCGAGACCCCGCCGAGCGAGGCCGAGCTGCGCATCGCCCAGGCCCAGCTGGTCGGCTGGCTCGAGGGACTCTTCCACGGGATCCAGGCCGCGCTGGTGGCCCAGCAGATGGCCGCCCGCCTGCAGCTGGAGCAGATGCGTGGCGGCGCAGCAGGCCGTCCCGCGCTGCCGATGGGCGCAGGTGGACTGATCCCGGGCCGTCAGGCGCCCGCAACCGGCGAGGTCCAGGGCCGGACCGGCCAGTACCTCTGA
- the ddaH gene encoding dimethylargininase — MSHSERLPRIRTYLMCPPEHFTVEYAINPWMDTEVAVDADLALKQWDTLRNTLVDLGHLVHVLDARPGLPDMVYSANGAFSVDGTVYGARFKYPQRADEAAAHRAFYESPWRYHAPIQVNEGEGDFAYLPGAYGGIVLAGYGFRTDPAAHAEAQEVLGRPVISLKLVDPAFYHLDTALAALDDRHVTYYPGAFSPASQRVLAQLFPDALLADREDAEAFGLNLVSDGRHVILNTEAAGMGRKVRDAGYLPIHVNLSELKRGGGSVKCAVAELRA, encoded by the coding sequence ATGAGCCACAGTGAGCGATTGCCGCGAATCAGGACATACCTCATGTGTCCGCCGGAGCACTTCACGGTTGAGTACGCGATCAACCCGTGGATGGACACCGAGGTCGCGGTCGACGCCGATCTGGCCCTCAAGCAGTGGGACACCCTCCGCAACACCCTCGTCGACCTCGGCCACCTGGTGCACGTCCTCGACGCCCGGCCCGGCCTGCCCGACATGGTCTACTCGGCGAACGGCGCCTTCTCGGTCGACGGCACCGTCTACGGCGCCCGGTTCAAGTACCCGCAGCGCGCCGACGAGGCGGCGGCTCATCGGGCGTTCTATGAGAGCCCGTGGCGCTATCACGCCCCGATCCAGGTCAACGAGGGTGAGGGCGACTTCGCCTACCTGCCGGGCGCCTATGGGGGCATCGTGCTGGCGGGGTACGGGTTCCGTACCGATCCGGCCGCGCACGCCGAGGCCCAGGAGGTGCTCGGCCGTCCGGTGATCTCGCTCAAGCTGGTCGACCCGGCCTTCTACCACCTGGACACGGCGCTGGCGGCCCTCGACGACCGGCACGTCACGTACTACCCGGGTGCGTTCTCCCCGGCCTCCCAGCGGGTGCTCGCCCAGCTCTTCCCGGACGCGCTGCTCGCCGACCGGGAGGACGCCGAGGCGTTCGGGCTGAACCTGGTCAGCGACGGCCGGCACGTGATCCTCAACACCGAGGCGGCCGGGATGGGCCGCAAGGTGCGGGACGCCGGATATCTGCCGATCCACGTGAACCTCTCCGAGCTCAAGCGGGGCGGCGGAAGTGTCAAATGCGCGGTGGCCGAGCTGCGGGCGTGA
- a CDS encoding Lrp/AsnC family transcriptional regulator, with amino-acid sequence MQMDAVDQRIIALLVADARSSYAEIGAKVSLSAPAVKRRVDRLRASGVIKGFTTVIEPAAVGWTTEAFVELFCTGRTTPAQITVATRRHPEVVAAYTVSGQADALVHLRAADIGHLEQALEKLRAEPFVTSTRSMVVLSRLVETPTTVGPA; translated from the coding sequence TTGCAGATGGACGCCGTTGACCAGCGAATCATTGCGTTGCTGGTGGCCGATGCCCGCTCGTCGTACGCCGAGATCGGCGCGAAGGTCTCCCTCTCCGCTCCGGCGGTGAAACGCCGGGTCGACCGGCTGCGTGCCAGCGGGGTCATCAAGGGATTCACCACCGTCATCGAGCCGGCCGCGGTCGGCTGGACGACCGAGGCGTTCGTCGAGTTGTTCTGCACCGGGCGGACGACGCCGGCCCAGATCACCGTGGCGACCCGGCGGCACCCCGAGGTGGTCGCGGCATACACGGTGTCCGGGCAGGCGGACGCGCTGGTGCACCTGCGGGCGGCCGACATCGGCCATCTGGAGCAGGCGCTGGAGAAGCTGCGCGCGGAGCCGTTCGTGACGTCCACGCGCAGCATGGTGGTGCTGTCCCGGCTCGTGGAGACACCGACGACGGTCGGACCGGCCTAG
- a CDS encoding DUF6457 domain-containing protein yields MTEMDDWLAAAGAELGVRPEEVPTGELLDVARDVAHNVLRPGAPVTAYLMGLAVGRGADPAEAAAKISALALNWGNRQDQS; encoded by the coding sequence GTGACGGAGATGGACGACTGGCTCGCGGCCGCCGGCGCCGAGCTGGGTGTTCGGCCCGAGGAGGTGCCCACCGGCGAGCTGCTCGACGTGGCCCGGGACGTCGCGCACAACGTCCTGCGTCCCGGCGCGCCCGTCACGGCGTACCTCATGGGTCTTGCGGTGGGCCGTGGCGCCGACCCGGCCGAAGCCGCCGCGAAGATCAGCGCCCTGGCGTTGAACTGGGGTAACCGACAAGATCAATCCTGA